The following proteins are encoded in a genomic region of Merismopedia glauca CCAP 1448/3:
- a CDS encoding ABC transporter substrate-binding protein produces MSRSKTWKNLGICAIFGLLLSWMVSCWSTPNTPTTPEIEFWTMQLQPKFTDYFNKLIDNFEAQNPNIKVRWIDVPWTAMESKILTAVSGKTAPDVVNLNPTFASQLAARQAWLDLDDKVTPEIRKQYLPNIWQASTLNGKSFGLPWYLTTNVTIYNTDLFKKAGISKPPTTFVELAQAAKIIKDKTGKYAFFATFLPQDSGEVIESFVQMGVPLLDPQGKAAFNTPEGKQVFQYWVDLYKQGLLPKEAINQGHQQGIELYQSGEIAMLSAGPEFIETITKNAPEIGKVSAIAPQVSGKTGKKNVAVMNLIIPRDTKQPDAALKFALFVTNTENQLAFAKSGNVLPSTVQGVAQYQKELQSKGQLSQAEQGRNISAAQLSKAEILIPAMKDINVLQKAIYTNLQAAVLGDKTVDLATSDAAKEWNER; encoded by the coding sequence ATGAGTCGGAGTAAAACTTGGAAAAACTTAGGAATATGTGCCATTTTTGGCTTACTCCTTAGCTGGATGGTGAGTTGTTGGAGTACGCCAAATACCCCCACAACTCCAGAAATTGAGTTTTGGACAATGCAACTACAACCTAAGTTTACTGACTATTTCAACAAATTAATCGATAATTTTGAAGCCCAAAATCCTAACATTAAAGTTCGCTGGATTGATGTACCTTGGACGGCAATGGAAAGTAAAATTCTGACAGCAGTTTCTGGAAAAACTGCGCCAGATGTAGTCAATCTCAATCCGACTTTTGCCTCCCAGCTAGCAGCGCGTCAAGCTTGGTTAGATTTAGACGATAAAGTGACTCCAGAGATACGCAAGCAATATTTACCTAATATTTGGCAAGCTAGTACCCTAAATGGCAAAAGTTTCGGTCTTCCTTGGTATTTGACAACCAATGTGACAATTTACAACACAGATTTATTTAAAAAAGCTGGAATTAGTAAACCTCCAACTACTTTTGTAGAATTGGCTCAAGCAGCTAAGATAATCAAAGATAAAACTGGTAAATACGCCTTTTTCGCCACCTTTTTACCTCAAGATTCTGGTGAAGTGATAGAATCTTTTGTGCAAATGGGAGTACCTTTATTAGATCCTCAAGGAAAAGCGGCTTTTAATACCCCAGAGGGAAAACAAGTATTTCAGTATTGGGTAGATTTGTACAAACAAGGTTTATTACCCAAAGAAGCGATCAATCAAGGACATCAACAGGGTATAGAATTATACCAGTCAGGAGAAATCGCCATGCTCTCGGCTGGGCCAGAATTCATCGAGACAATTACCAAAAATGCCCCAGAAATTGGCAAAGTTTCGGCGATCGCACCCCAAGTTAGTGGTAAAACTGGGAAGAAAAATGTGGCGGTAATGAATTTAATTATTCCTAGAGATACCAAGCAACCTGACGCAGCTTTGAAGTTTGCTTTGTTTGTCACAAATACAGAAAATCAGCTAGCTTTTGCCAAATCTGGCAATGTTTTACCTTCAACTGTTCAAGGAGTTGCACAATACCAGAAAGAATTGCAATCTAAAGGTCAGTTGTCTCAAGCGGAACAAGGACGTAATATTAGTGCAGCACAGCTATCGAAAGCTGAGATTTTAATTCCAGCGATGAAGGATATAAATGTCTTGCAAAAGGCTATTTATACCAATTTACAAGCCGCAGTTTTGGGTGACAAAACTGTAGATCTAGCGACGAGTGATGCAGCAAAAGAGTGGAATGAAAGGTAA
- a CDS encoding type II toxin-antitoxin system PemK/MazF family toxin, with amino-acid sequence MSRFNLDQIRTINKTRLVTRLGQISQDEQRVVLDVLAEMFAE; translated from the coding sequence ATCAGCCGTTTTAATCTCGATCAAATTCGTACAATAAATAAAACTCGATTGGTGACAAGGCTCGGTCAAATCAGTCAAGATGAGCAAAGAGTAGTTCTTGATGTCTTGGCTGAAATGTTTGCCGAGTAA
- a CDS encoding bifunctional folylpolyglutamate synthase/dihydrofolate synthase codes for MPIDAILEPFQRFGVHLGLERIEKLLAALDNPHRSVPIIHVAGTNGKGSVCAYLSSILTAAGYLVGRYTSPHLVDWTERICLNGQPIDADVLRDLLLEVTSQIDHNSESPTQFEVITAAAFWYFAQQEVDVAIIEVGLGGRLDATNVCDRPLATIITSISREHWQQLGSTLAQIATEKAGILKPGCPAIIGSLPPEAAKVVEERIKQLDCPAIWTKPATYVDSKANPPYAESQGIKYPLPLLGEIQLSNSALAIATCLVLRQQGWEISDRAIAQGMSETRWLGRLQWTNWQNHQLLIDGAHNVAAAQALHQYVDTLAVPVNWVMGMLSTKDHTGIFEALLKEGDRLYLVPVPDHSSANPADLAILAQKICPRLRLCQTFPDLKSALHASTSIAKEGEVTVLCGSLYLLGHFLATQTPVET; via the coding sequence GTGCCAATTGATGCCATTCTCGAACCTTTTCAGCGTTTTGGCGTGCATCTGGGATTAGAACGAATTGAAAAGCTACTAGCAGCTTTAGACAATCCCCACCGCAGTGTGCCCATAATTCATGTAGCTGGTACGAACGGTAAAGGTTCAGTCTGCGCCTATTTATCTTCAATTCTGACTGCGGCGGGGTATCTTGTAGGAAGATATACCTCACCCCATTTAGTCGATTGGACAGAACGAATTTGCCTCAATGGACAACCAATTGATGCAGATGTTTTGAGAGATTTACTTTTAGAAGTTACATCTCAGATCGATCACAATTCTGAATCGCCAACTCAGTTTGAGGTAATTACAGCCGCAGCTTTCTGGTATTTTGCTCAACAAGAAGTCGATGTGGCGATAATCGAAGTGGGTTTGGGAGGGAGATTAGATGCAACTAATGTATGCGATCGCCCTTTGGCTACTATCATTACTTCTATTAGCCGCGAACATTGGCAGCAATTAGGCTCGACTTTGGCACAAATCGCCACGGAAAAGGCAGGAATCCTCAAACCAGGTTGTCCGGCAATTATTGGCTCATTACCTCCAGAAGCCGCAAAAGTTGTCGAAGAGCGAATTAAGCAATTGGATTGTCCAGCTATTTGGACTAAGCCAGCCACATATGTAGATTCAAAAGCCAATCCTCCCTACGCTGAATCTCAAGGAATTAAATACCCCTTACCCTTATTGGGAGAAATCCAGTTGAGTAACTCAGCTTTAGCTATTGCTACTTGCTTAGTTCTGAGACAACAGGGATGGGAAATCAGCGATCGGGCGATCGCCCAAGGAATGTCAGAAACTAGGTGGTTAGGACGCTTGCAATGGACTAACTGGCAAAATCATCAGTTACTGATTGATGGAGCGCACAATGTCGCCGCCGCACAAGCTTTACATCAGTATGTCGATACTTTAGCCGTGCCAGTTAATTGGGTAATGGGGATGTTATCTACCAAAGACCATACAGGAATTTTTGAGGCTTTGTTGAAGGAAGGCGATCGCCTGTACTTAGTCCCCGTACCTGACCACAGTTCTGCTAATCCAGCCGATTTAGCTATTTTAGCTCAAAAAATCTGTCCTAGACTGAGATTATGTCAGACTTTCCCCGATCTAAAATCAGCCTTACACGCATCCACTTCAATCGCGAAAGAAGGTGAGGTGACTGTTTTATGTGGTTCCCTATATTTATTAGGTCACTTTCTCGCCACGCAAACTCCTGTAGAGACGTAG